Proteins from a genomic interval of Bdellovibrionales bacterium:
- a CDS encoding tRNA-dihydrouridine synthase family protein has protein sequence MNPESRKFPTSATQLNFPLLLAPMVGLSHIGLRLLVRRYWPTGAKSIWPTEMLNSRRLPNEKLGQTPETFRSPFELDICPQILGNEEKPIYDSIRLLEEWGAIGIDINMGCPVQKALKHNYGVALMGDLDYAARVTNIATRASRLPVSVKLRAGHQNDIEYLSRFVKKLEESGASWLTLHPRTSEQKRRGRADWNQIREVRAQVAIPVIGNGDIQVVDDVERMLSETQCDAVMVGRAMTARPWMAWQLGERLGFPPPESFLGRSAPSGAWEEGEEMGRSLSYFIEVMEEYFPENLGVRKIKFFIRHCHVWLEFGHILFSLSTRAKSYLELKQTIASFFDVPQKMMSYTDLRI, from the coding sequence ATGAACCCAGAGAGTCGAAAATTTCCTACATCTGCCACTCAGCTTAACTTTCCTCTGTTGTTAGCCCCTATGGTTGGACTGTCTCATATAGGTTTGCGTCTTTTGGTCCGTCGCTATTGGCCCACCGGTGCGAAGTCGATTTGGCCAACTGAAATGCTTAACAGTCGCCGTCTTCCAAATGAAAAACTGGGACAGACCCCTGAAACCTTCCGCAGCCCATTTGAACTTGATATTTGTCCCCAGATTTTGGGCAATGAAGAAAAACCCATTTATGATTCAATTCGGCTCTTGGAGGAATGGGGAGCTATTGGAATCGATATTAACATGGGTTGCCCTGTTCAGAAGGCTCTCAAACACAACTATGGTGTCGCATTGATGGGAGATCTGGATTATGCAGCCAGAGTCACAAATATTGCGACTCGGGCCAGTCGATTGCCTGTGAGTGTTAAATTGAGAGCTGGTCATCAAAATGACATTGAGTATCTGTCTCGCTTTGTTAAGAAGCTCGAGGAGTCTGGCGCATCCTGGTTGACCTTGCATCCGCGCACAAGCGAACAAAAACGGCGGGGTCGGGCGGACTGGAATCAAATTCGTGAGGTGAGAGCTCAGGTTGCGATTCCAGTGATCGGAAATGGCGACATTCAAGTGGTGGATGACGTGGAGCGAATGCTCAGCGAAACACAATGCGATGCTGTCATGGTCGGTCGGGCGATGACTGCTCGTCCCTGGATGGCCTGGCAGCTAGGAGAGCGTCTTGGGTTTCCCCCTCCAGAGTCTTTTCTGGGTCGTTCTGCTCCATCAGGGGCATGGGAAGAGGGAGAAGAGATGGGCCGTTCCCTCAGTTATTTCATTGAGGTCATGGAGGAATATTTTCCCGAAAACTTGGGAGTGAGAAAGATCAAGTTCTTTATTCGCCATTGTCATGTCTGGCTTGAGTTTGGTCACATTCTTTTTTCTCTCTCAACTCGAGCCAAATCATATCTTGAACTCAAACAGACAATTGCGAGTTTTTTTGATGTGCCGCAAAAAATGATGTCTTATACAGATTTGAGAATTTGA
- the grxC gene encoding glutaredoxin 3 has protein sequence MSPVVIYTWTVCPYCVRAKNLLKSKGVSFEEINLDGKDQELAELRARTGMKTVPQIFISNKLIGGFSDLSQLESEGKLDELLGL, from the coding sequence ATGTCACCCGTCGTGATTTATACTTGGACAGTCTGTCCCTACTGTGTTCGAGCGAAAAACCTCTTAAAGAGCAAGGGAGTTTCTTTTGAAGAGATCAACCTCGATGGAAAAGACCAAGAACTCGCCGAGCTTCGCGCAAGAACCGGGATGAAAACTGTACCCCAAATTTTTATTAGTAATAAGCTCATTGGAGGCTTCAGCGACCTCTCCCAACTGGAGTCAGAGGGAAAGCTCGATGAGTTACTGGGTCTCTAA
- a CDS encoding class I SAM-dependent methyltransferase, giving the protein MVFLDSALHFALVDEKARYLSHQNDPRDQRYKEYLQKMIQSLLDVKSLLGSRILDYGCGPTRGMAEIWGNQFLIDSYDPIFFPNLNDKESQYDFIICSEAAEHFYYPNEEWGRMTRLIKPGGKVLLRTALRPILASDFRDWYYHRDPTHVCFYSNETVAWIEQSYSLKIVFFQ; this is encoded by the coding sequence ATGGTATTTTTAGATTCTGCACTTCATTTCGCTCTGGTCGATGAGAAAGCACGATATTTGAGTCATCAAAACGATCCTCGTGATCAAAGATACAAAGAATATTTACAAAAAATGATTCAATCTCTTCTTGATGTGAAATCCTTATTAGGGAGTCGGATTCTTGACTATGGCTGTGGCCCAACAAGAGGCATGGCCGAAATTTGGGGAAACCAGTTTTTGATTGACTCCTATGATCCGATTTTTTTTCCAAACTTGAATGACAAAGAATCCCAATATGATTTTATTATTTGTTCCGAGGCCGCTGAACATTTTTATTATCCAAATGAAGAGTGGGGTCGGATGACTCGTTTAATTAAACCCGGCGGGAAGGTCCTGCTTCGAACGGCCTTGCGTCCCATTTTAGCATCGGACTTTCGAGATTGGTATTATCATCGCGATCCAACGCATGTTTGTTTTTACTCCAATGAGACTGTGGCTTGGATTGAGCAAAGTTATTCATTGAAAATAGTTTTTTTTCAGTGA